AAAACTTTTACCGTGACTGTCAGTAGAGAAACACTAATGATAATCACCCTAATGAATAATATCTTCTTTATAATCACTGAGGCGTCGCTAGATCCAGTAGTGCCGCCTTGAAATGGTTGATAAAAAAACCAGTCCATCTCCTGTGGATCAGCATTAGTgtcagcagcaggtcagcagaCTAATAATTAGACTGCTGTGGCCACAAATCAGCAAACTGATGAGTCTCAGGCCGTCCCTGTTCCACTGTTTAAGTCTCTGCTTGTCTCATGAAGGTTGACATGTAtgatgagaggaaaaagcattaaaaaggtTTTAGGTGCCCTGTGCgcataaatgcattttaatttaatttcaacacgcctgtgcttgtgttttgttttccaggtCCAACAAAGAGCCAAACTGAGCCAAGGCTGAGTTTGCAAACCCAACATGTCGGTGTGAATAAGACTGTACACAATTATTAGCAAACTATACACTTTTAACCTACGTATGCATCATGTACTGAgggtaaaagaaagaaaagcaccttgttttaaaaaaattcagGACATTGTGTCTACATTTATCAATATCCAGGGCTGAACATCTTCATGAGCAGCTCAACTCTTTGCAGTAGTTGTTCCAAACCAGCGTAAAACATGCTATAGACTGTCTGTACATGTCAGAAACCGTTGCCAAACTGTTTTGATGAAGCGAAGGCAAGGTTTCTACATTTTCATGACAGACTGCTACCAGTCACAGCTGTCTGTATGTGTAATATGTGATCACAACACTTACTTAAACTCTGCCAAAATGTAAGTTAACAGATggaatttatttttgatacacTGTTTTAATGGAGGTTTTCAGGGATTTACACATAAATCTCTACAGGAAACTCTTAATGAACAGATGTACCATTAAAAAGATTTTCATTTGCTAACTTCTGTCGAACATAAAATTGTTGTGAAAAGTCATTTAAATAAGATTTCCTTTCAGTCACTTTTCAGTGACCTTAACAGAATTATTGCggcactttttttccccaattgtTGACATCATTCAAACTTATTTCTGTTCACCTCATCATTAGTATTACCTCCTCTCTGGACCACAGATTTAAAAACTGCTGatccacacagcaacacataaTAAGAAccactgaataaacacacacaagaaaatatGAATTTAGAATTCGTTGTGTAATTATCATCTGTAGTGCCAAATAGTGTCGATATTTAAATTTCAAGAGGGTTTGGCTTACTGTTAatgtaatatacatttttataagCATGTGCGAAATGTGACTTTCCAAAAGTTAGTATTTTCATAGTGTTCCAAAAGAGGACATTGATCAACAGTATCGTCACATAAGATCTTATGCACTCCTTTAAACAAGAAAATCTACATGAACAAGACACAATCTCAAATAACTTGCagctattttctcttttctggaCATCATGTAGAAtccatttaatgaaaaaaaaagtaaaataaaatacagaaaagtgaGTTTGAAATATCCTAATGTTTAATGAAAGGGTGATGTACTGATCAGCAAGAAAGGGGTACAGTAAAACTACGAGGGAAAGGGGAAAAAGAGCATGGTACTCAAAACATGTCTGTCCTTTTCAACTGCAATACAATTCAGTCCAGAGGAACTGCTGCCATACCCTTGTGCACTCGCTCGTCGTGTGTCAAGAATTCAGGTGGAGGGCGCTGGGGACGCGGCGCAAGGGTACTACAGAGATAACTGTGCTGTTGTCGTCACATAGAAGTAAAGGAAATgtaagggaaaaaaacaattccTTCTTGTTTTAACTATATCCCTCTGATCAAAGTTCAAAATGGAAGCACCCACCACATGTGTGGAGCTAACTGCTGGGCCTGATCATGACTTCCACTTTTCTTACATCTGGGGGTGGATaggttccttttttttttgtttgttttttcgtTTTTTCTGTTGGTTCTTAAACCCTCTTCAGAGTGCACTCATACTGCATAGAGTTCGTAGATCTTCTTGGCGCAATACGCCAGGGCAGCCAGTGCTATCGTATTATGGAGTCTCTTTCTGTGGATGTCATCCCTGCGTACCAATACCACGGGCGTCGAGGAGGTGAGTGTATGCAGGGGCAGCCGCGAGAGTTTTTGGCTGTCGTATTCCACCTGGTACTTGCAGCAGGGGTCGAACTGCCACGAAATCCCGTAGAGGGCAgcacaggccacactgagggcGCCAGCAGGCAACGCTACATAGCGCGAGTATTCAACGGGCAGTGAAAGCGGTGTCAGGAGGCAAGCAGCGCCTGACAACACGGCCGTCTTGTGCAGGCAGTTGCCCACCGTAATCCATCGGGCCGTCTCATCTCCGATGCGTGTGGGCTCAATAACAATGTATTTATACTGGGCCTCCAGTGCCTGCTCCAGCTCATACTCAAACTGGTCCTGTGCATTCTCCCCATTGTAGATCTCGTGCACAATGTAGCAGTCTGTCGCCGCCATCACTCCCCTgtgcagacacagaaaaatcGGCAAGgaacagtgagagaaagagcagagggCAGACTCAACAGATATGAATCTGGTTTGCCTACATTTTTACACCGTCTCCATTTTTCATGTACTCATAAGTTTTGTGTAGAActactgaggaaaaaaagaaaactcccaTCTGATTATTTTACCGAAATGATTTCACAACTTAAATTCCAAAAGGTTTATCGTAAGAAGAAATATAATCTAATTCCTAGAACATATACTCTCTAACATGCATGtgttaagtaaaataaaaacatggacTAAACGTTATCTTCTACTGATAAATGTCAGCATAGGGTTTAATTTTTCCTTTGTCAGTACTCATAATACATGCTGAATAAACTACATCTCTTTCATACAATTTCCATGACTAATACTTTGATAACATTTAGTTGAAATGATTCAACCTTGTGTGCAAtgtggtgagtgagtgtgagcatATTTTTACAACATTAAGACGCCAGTTTCAGTTCATGTCCTTGAATGTGTCCTCCCCATATAGATCTTGACATTTGGATATCCATAATCTCAAGTGTgtttatatatacacaaaatCATGTCTATAAAACGGCAAAATTACCAAATGATCACAACATGTCTTGAAAACTGATTTACTGTAACAAAATACTTTGTTTGACCAACAGCCAAAAACCTCTATAATGTGAAAAACAGAATAACACAGAAAACGCTACATCGGTGAATCTATAATCACCGACTTTTACAcgtttttttcaaaacaaataaaacgcacattttaacatttttctatCGATCGTCTCGCTGATTAATCGACCAATATTTTCAATCCTAACACTCCTGCAAACTGTTATTTTCCCGCTTATTTGTACATAACCTTTAAATATGACAAACACATACGCGGGGATCAGTGTCAACACTCTGAGGCCTTCCAGTGCATGTTGACAAGCAAACCCTAAAAGCTAGCTACATACCAAGCTAACTCGCCTTCAAAGACAGCGGGGTATTGGCCAAGTGTGTAAATAATTTTCAGGCGTACTGGATGCTGGCGAAAGTCTTTTGAGGATCACCGTGCAAACGACATAATGTACATGAGCGTCGGTTAGATTACATCGGCTGACTTTGCATGGCAGAAAGTTGGAGGGCTGGCCAGCTAAGTTGAGGACTGATTTACTTTAGTACAGGTCGACAAACAGCGGACAACACTGTTAGCTCGGGCGGGATTGTGCAGCCCGTGAACCGCAGCATATCACACCAGCGTAGGCACCCACGCACGGCTAAACGCAACTTTCCTCATCGGTGATCGGTTGATGTGAAATGACCAAAACATCACATGAGCCGCTAGTTTGCTTCcttgctaacgttagcaagcTGTACTCGTTagccagctaacgttagctaaccaTGAGATAAAATCCCGACTTGTCGTGTTGGCGTTTAACTTTAAAACCCAAACGATATGCGCGCCAGGGAACTGGCAAATCTCGAATTCTACAAAACGatatattacagtaaaaaaatattCGCTTAATGGCCAAGATGTGGAGTAACTGACCTCTCCCTGCTTACTGGGACACCGCGCCTCCTTCCCAGCGACGCCATGTTGGAGATACAACCGTGATTGCAGTTGACGTAAGACAGCGCCAAACCTTCTGGGTAATGTAGTGTGTCAACGCAAACGACGCATCACTCAGACTCGAATGCGGCCTACTATTCCCATGATGCTGTAACGACAGGTACCTGCCTTTACGTATTTTATAATAGCGCATAGAAGTTTGAGAGGTCAGACCACATTTTAAGTAAATCTAACACGAAGGAAGGGAAGTATGTCAGTTTGAACACAACAATTAACCAAGTAATTATAtcaaaaatgaatattaaaCGCACGCACATACATAAGATCCATTTAgacatttaaatgtgtaaatatattgcAAGCATGGTTAAAACGCACTGTACATTAATGTAGTGTAGTGTCCCTTTATCTCgtttaatattaaaatttgtGTCTATAGACTCACCCATGTTGTGCCCTCGCGCGCTCTCCGTCTATGTGTCCGTGCGCTCGTGTGGGCTGCCTGTCCGCGTGCTGTAACCTGAGGCGCTTTGGATGTAACAACTATAATGGACACGTTGAGGAATGTGAGATCAGCTGCAACCAAACGCTGCGGCTGGACCAGCTACTGTGCCAGCTTTATTATCCACGAGCTGATAAATACAAATCCGATCAATAAAGTGTTTCATCTTTATAGCTGTAACTGTTTTAGTGTTTAAACCGCCTCCAGGACCTCAGATGTGGAGTGTCCTTTCAACTAATGAGGAGCTACTGGCAGGTACTGAATGTACTCATTTGTTGGATAAGTGATCCATCAATAGATCTGTTGATTATTAATCTTCTACTGAAagaatatcaatcaatcaatcaatcaatcaatcaatcaatctttaataATATAgtaccaattcataacagtgttatctcaagacgctttccataaagagcaggtaagaccaaactctttaagagGCCCAACGactcaggaattcaaaatgaaggattcaagagtccccacatgagcagccaTGATAATTGCGCGCTATCCGTCCATGATAATTTTACCCAGAcgaagcatatataaggtaaatagtattaGTGTCCAGTATTATCCACGAGCTGATAAATACAAATCCGATCAATAAAGTGTTTGATCTTTATAGCTGTAACTGTTTTAGTGTTTAAACCGCCTCCAGGACCTCAAATGTGGAGTGTCCTTTCAACTAATGAGGAGCTACTGGCAGGTACTGAATGTACTCATTTGTTGGATAAGTAATCCATCAATAGATCTGTTGATTATTAATCTTCTACTGAGagaatatcaatcaatcaatcaatcaatcaatcaatctttaattatatagcaccaattcataacagtgttatctcaagacgctttccataaagagcaggtaagATCAAACTCTTTAAGAGGCCCAACGactcaggaattcaaaatgaaggattcaagagtccccacatgagcagcctgacccttaagaaccttgtaggtaaggagaaggattttaaactctattctaaatgttactggaagccaatgaagaggagccagtacaggagaaatgtggtctcttctcttagttcttgtCTGGGGCCAAGtagaataacttcagttttatctgagtttagcagcagaaaattgctgctcatccaggactttatgtccttaaggcagacttgaagtttagccaactgattgggttcatcaggctttattgataagtataattgggtatcatctgcataacagtggaaattaattgagtgcttcctgataattttacccagaggaagcatatataaggtaaatagtattggtccaagcactgaaccttgtggaactccatgtctcCATATCTAGATCTCTAGATAAGAGAGCAGCTCcttccaaagtgggatggatgccgtctcttctaatcagaccaggtcttccccagaaagactgtcaattatctatgaagcccacattgtttgcTGGGCGCCACCTCGACAGCCggcggttaaatgatgacatgcggctcATCACTGGTCATTACAGTCGATTAATCAAGAATGAACCGAAGTAGCTGCAAAGGCTAAGTGATAGATCAGATTcttaactttatttattttgatcagAAAGTTCCTGATTTCAAGCCGATTAGTTTTTCTAGCTTTAGAGTACAATTTATTTAACATTGAtatatttgatcaaataaaaagaaagggACAAGATGTTTATTTTCCTCAGAGTTAGTATACCCAGCCCTTGTTCTTTATTCGTTAGCTTTTTGTTGGGCCAAAACTAGTAAGTTCTAgttcttttttaattattgaacATAAACTCCTTCCTCAGGTTACTAAAACTCTCTGATTCCCAGCAAAAATACAGAGGACATGACCTCAGCGTCATCCATTGGAGTTTATATATCAGATTGAGTCCATGGGAAGCTGGTTAAATGTGGTGCCTGAGTCTGACCTTGACACATCCTCCGTGCTCTTGTTTTGCTGGTGGTGGACCCTGCTTGGGCAAAGGGTTTTTCCAATAATCATCTGCAGACTTGATTCACATGTTTCAGAGAGTGTAATCACAGGCTGTGGAGCGCTCAGGTTCATGTGCATGGTCACCTGGGCTGAACAAACAGATGCACAGACCCTATTTAATACGTAACCACAGCTGGATTTGATCACGTATGACTTGCTACAGCATCATGAGACTGTAGTGGTGAAACCAACAGAGTGACACATATAAAAACAACTATCTTTATGTGTATTCTCAGTGTGCCAAATCAATATTTACATTGatcaaaataacacagaaatcAAACTACATCCCTtttcctgctgtcagtgtggtgAATGACCATGCCATTGTTGATACTGCCACCAGATGGCGCCACCATTGAGTTTGAATCCAAACTTTGACAAAGATTTTACAGCAAAACTCTTCCAGTTGTACTTCACATTGGTACTGTTTGTTCCAGgatgttaatgtgtttaataAAGACTTGACATACCTTAAGTTTCCAAGATGTACATACAGTTTTAAGATGTATTTCTGACTTACATGTAGTAATTAttccatcctgctgctgtgttatGTCTTCATCTGACCAAGTTTAAGTGTTTTGAGGTGGACATATTTGAAGATATTTtccaaacaaatgaaacacttaAACACCCCAGTCATATTCTTGTCATTGTATCTTTccataatatgaaaataattatgTTAACGGTCAAGCAGTGATGAATGCACCATGTGTATGttataaaaatgttataaaCACATACTCGGACATTAATAATGTGATGagtattgatttatttatcatagACAACAAGATTGAAAAAAAGTCTCGAGCACAAAACAATGTAACAAGGAGTAGTAAATTTTGGCGCCAGCCACCTGCTCAAAACTTTGTTTCAAGACagcacacaaatataaacatacacataaacacaaaaagtgaAATAACATCTTGGATACCATGGCCTATCAGTAGGTGTGTGCCACCTAAAGGAATGTTTTACAAAGGGGAAGTGGTTTCCTGCGATTGGCTCCAAGTgatgagagcagaaagagagtcTGCCTTGCATGTTGATGTGTGTCCTGCCAGAGTGTGTTGAGTAACCTGAGGTGTTTTTCTCCTCAACACTTAAGATTGTCGACAGCAAAAGCTCCTGATGAGCTAAAAAAGAGAAACCACAGTGAacctttattttcagtttaagtTTTGATGGTGACGTTGTGGgttagcaaacaaacaaaaacaagatcaCATGATGGGAAAAAACTAGTGCGTAAGCTCTGGACATCCAACGTCATTTTCCTGAATGATCGAATAAAGGACGGTGAACACCACACTATTTAAATGCCCTGAATATAGCAGTGCTCTTtctgaaatgagatatttatcCATATCCACACTTGAGTGATGCACTACACAGTGACACGCTTCAGACCCAGTTTATCCCATGTGTGTCAGTAACATTTAACACCTACAACAGAGAAAATTATGAATTCTCTCTTGACACTTGTTCAAGGTTGCGCCTACAGAGTTAAACCTCAGTTTTTAGTTCTTTGGTTTACAAGTCCCTGCACCTTTGACCCATCAGTTTATGACTCCTATAATGGATGGCGAATTTCTGTTACTGGGAAGAATGGAAGTGGATAGAGCAACACTGGAAACCAAATTGGCAGCCTGGGAAAATAAATGTCTTAAAAATTCAgataaaagttgttttttttaattaccttTACCCACCAAATTTATGCCTGTGCCAATTTCCAGTCAGAAAAAAATCCCTCTTTTGAGTAGCTTGATGTTTTAAAGATGTGTTAAGCATTCATAATCTACTAAATTAGCATTCAACCCCTTAGAAAAACTATTTCTAAAAGAGTAAAGAAGGgcaaattgaaaaaaagaacaaataatcAATAGAATATCAAAAAATGGgtcaaaatataaaagacatCACAGTTTGAGCATCAGTGAAGCCATCATTGCTTCCATCCAAACTATCATGGAGGAAGACGCCTGGGTCGTTCATCTTGCAGCACTTCTCACAGCCAGTGAGTCCAAAGTTGGATAGAAAATTCGCAACATTAGATTTGACTCATCTGTTCTCATTACATGTCTAACCCCTGCTTCCAGTAAGTGATGGGTTTACATCCTGCAGGCTTCTGTCTGAGGTAACAGGCTTCAGCTTTGGTTAGTTTATTTGCTCATGATTTTTACAAGTCGAGCTGATTCACTTCCCGTTTCCGATGTGTCCCCGTGTTATGGACATTGCTGACCCGCCGACCCAACGTTCAGCTCAGGGGCGTCTTTGCTGTGAGATCAGTTGTCTGTGGAATTGCACATTGTCATGTTTAACAATGCCTGGAAGGTCCTTTGTTGTATATCAGCCTGTAACTCCAAAGCATGCTTCCACACTGCATCTGTCCCCTGGGagtctctttctcctccacttctCCGTCGGAGCCACGTAGGGTCATTGATAGATATGTTCAAAGTACTGAGGCTGAGGATTTTCTTTGACGTATTTCTGAATGTACCAGCAGGTCAAGTGGGCTTTCAGATCCTCTTCCACCACAAAATCCATAGCTGCCTGCCATCACAGAGGCATAAAACAACTTATCAGGCAGTATTTTATATGACAACTTAAATGATTGACTTTTATGTGTATTGTACCTGCAAAATTCAACTATGTGATATTACAATTGGGCctttaagaaatgaataaaaatgagaaactcCTCTTAAGATTGATGAAAAACAAGCAGTCTATGGGTTTTACCTTGGCCAGGTGCTTAGctatccctctccctctgtaaGCATCTGGAACTTCTGTGTGTTGCAAGTCCACCGTCTTCTTCCCGACATATTCATAAAGAAGAACTGCGCGATCATGCGATCCTGAGGTCGGACAGAAGTCATAGCTCTCAGTTGTGCTAAGTTTGTTTCCACCCAACCCAGTTTCCTACATCTTACAAACAGAAGCTCGACACCATCCTCGTTAGGGGACACTGATAACTAAAAAAATCTTGGTATTTAAAGCTGAGTGTAAGCCCACTGCCTAATTTATTGACTAAATTAAGATAGCAGCTAGTAATGTATGATAATGGCTCAATAAAAGGGAATGAGTAATTTAACTCAGTGAGGATTCAATCACTTAAAACACAGTCTGATATCATGTGAGGTGGTACAATGGCCTATATGAACTTAGCCAGGTAGAGACACACATGTAGAAAAGTATACTGTAGCTAAAGTGTAGAGAGATAAAGATCTTcattcataaaacattaaaagagaCATACCTGGACTTAAACACACATCAATACACTTCTGAACACCTGTATTTTAGTTTGTCATATACTAAAAGGTTCAGAGCCAAATAAAACATGGCAATCATGCTTTCTTTTGTGAGCTGATGCCTGTGGAGGCTGCATACTTCCTTTCAGGAATGTGAGGTAGAAAATGTTTTCGTCGtgcccaaaaaaaaacaggctggtTGAGTTACAAGTCAAGACGCTCTCGTCTGTCCAGCTCCTGGCACCAAATAATGTCCGAATAAATACGTGACATTTCGACTGTGCGAGATTAACAACCCGTCTGTGTCTGACATGGCAGCTGGAGTTATCAATAAGGGCACGACGACGATGTTGGCAGCAAGAAAAGCTACCACAACCtcttagctagctaacattagccagctagcatgctaatgtttatAAGTTAAACTTACCGTTTAGTCTTATAACAAACTGCCGGCGCTTTTTGTCGTGTTCGACCTGAATCTGAGAGTTATTTCCGTCGAAGGCTGTAGCCTGTGCTGCCTGTGCCATAGTAGCCTGCGACAATTAACGAAGACTGCTGTGCTACTCTGCAGCGATGCTAACCAGAAATGGCTAACCAGTACATGAAATAATGCACAGTCAAAGCAAAACACTTCATCCAACGAAATCAGCTGTGAGGTCACATGACAGACAGCCAATCAGCGCCTGTGTTGTCAGAGCGGCGGAAACAGTGCGGATACATTTAAAGGCTGAAAGAACTGCACTGTAAGTAAGTAGCTGTGTTATCTGtgataaaatacacaaactgtCCAACATCAGAGAGAGTTGAAGTCAATGAATGCTGAGACCGACCACAAACTCCCTCATGCTGCATTCAGGTCAGGTGGGAAAATAGTGGGTGAGTGTGAACGTGCAGTTTCATCATGATGTTTCTTCCATTTTAGGTGCACACTGATTGATTAAAAGTCAGAATACAGTGGTGGAAGACATATTCAGACATTCTGCCTAAGTTAAAGTATCCACACCACAGTGTAACAAGTATAGGTCCTGTATTCAAGTGTTAAgcatgaaaatatgtttaaagTGCAAAAGTTCTCACAATGCAAAATGGCTCATTTCAGAATCATATGATCTCTCTGGATTATAATTGTTGATGCATTGATGTACTCACCACTTTTATGTTGCAGCTAACAAAGATGGAGctaattttaattactttatacaCTGCTGGGAAGCTTAACCTGTGATAAtgcatcatcatttattagttgATTTATGATTTGTTGTCATCTAAATATGCAAAGTAACCAGAGCTATCAAATACATTAAGAGAAAATGAGTACAATATTTGCCACCAAAATATAGTGGTGTAAAAGCATAAAGTAGCATTAGATGTAAATACTCGAGTGAAGTGCAAGTACCTTAAAATTGTACTTAACTACAGTACTTGTAGCACTTATATACAATGTACGTATATTCCACCACTGCCAAAATGTATCAGAGAGacaccttttttcttttattattattgggtAGTGTTTTATTAATTCCAAAATGTACAATTTTGCTTCTATTTTGTTCTCACATGTAAGTCTTGATCCAAATAGAATGATTTCAATTGaacttgtttttccttttcattttgattcTA
This genomic window from Pempheris klunzingeri isolate RE-2024b chromosome 17, fPemKlu1.hap1, whole genome shotgun sequence contains:
- the tmem11 gene encoding transmembrane protein 11, mitochondrial — protein: MASLGRRRGVPVSRERGVMAATDCYIVHEIYNGENAQDQFEYELEQALEAQYKYIVIEPTRIGDETARWITVGNCLHKTAVLSGAACLLTPLSLPVEYSRYVALPAGALSVACAALYGISWQFDPCCKYQVEYDSQKLSRLPLHTLTSSTPVVLVRRDDIHRKRLHNTIALAALAYCAKKIYELYAV
- the natd1 gene encoding protein NATD1, which codes for MAQAAQATAFDGNNSQIQVEHDKKRRQFVIRLNGSHDRAVLLYEYVGKKTVDLQHTEVPDAYRGRGIAKHLAKAAMDFVVEEDLKAHLTCWYIQKYVKENPQPQYFEHIYQ